CACCGCATATTTCTCAAAATAGGTGGTCCCTATTTTTAAAGAGGTTTATCAAATTCGTATGCATGTAAAACAGAGGTATCTATCAAACTAACGATTATTGATAAGTTACTGCTGTACCTGTTGCTACACACATTAACATGCCATCGCGAATCGTTTCGAAATCTAAATCGACACCTATGACAGCGTTAGCTCCTATTTTTTCTGCACGTTCGATCATTTCTGCGATTGCTATTTCACGACCTTCGGCTAATTTTCCCTCATAGGCGGAGCTACGACCTCCAATGACATCCGTTATGGAAGCGAAGATATCACGCACAATATTGGCCCCCATAATCGCTTCCCCCGTAACGATTCCATGATAGGTTAGAACTCTTTTGCCATCAAGACTGTTTGTTGTGGTTACTAACATTTCATCATCTCCCTTAGCAAATTTTCCACCTAATCACTATTGTATTTTAAAAACCGACGAAAAATGTTTGACGGATAAAATTAAATAACTAAAATGAACTTTTTTGTTTTGTTATGCGGTAGGATTGTTTGGTTTTGTGTTTTTGATTATTATATAAGAGGATTTTTGCAATATGTATAGAATGTTTTAGGAGTATGAAAACAATATCTTACATTTTGAATGTTTTATACATAGAGGAGCGATTGGATGATCAAAGCTGTTATTTTTGATTTTGATGGATTAATATTCGATACAGAGACCTATGAATTGGAGTCGTATCAAAGTATTTATAAAAAATACAATGTAGAATTTCCGTTGGAAAGATGGCATGAGTCAATTGGCACCAATTTTGTTTTTGACCCTTATGAAAGACTATTAACTTGTCATGCGAATTTAAACAAGGAAGAAATCATTAAAGAAAGGACAGCGATATTTGATCAATCCATTCTAGAGAAATCTCCTCGAGAAGGTGTCATTCAATACTTCGAACAAGCAAAAAATCTTGGGTTAAAGGTTGCACTTGCATCAAGTTCAACAAGTAAGTGGATTTACAGATTTTTAGAACTTTTGGATTTAGAAAGGTTTTTTGATTTAATATTGACTGCAGATGATGTGAGTGAAGTAAAGCCGAATCCTGAACTTTATTTAAGAGTATTAGAGTATTTTGCTATTCAGCCAAATGAAGCAGTTGTCTTTGAAGATTCTCCAAATGGCTCACTTGCAGCTATTCGTGCTAATATTCCATGTGTTGTGGTACCGAATACTGCAACTCGAAATTTAGATTTTGATCATCAAGTGGTAATGAAAATTAATTCAATGGAGGAAATCGAACTTTCTGAACTGCTTCAACAGTTAAAGTTAAGGCATAACTAGTACAATAAAAAACCACCCGCAACGAGGAAAGCGGGTGGTTATATCGAAAGTCATTGTCGAGGAGATCGAGATCCTTAATGACGTTCTGCCTTAATGATTATGTGCATGTTGATGTGCAATAGCAATTTCTTCTTCTAATTCTTTATGCTTAGCAGGATCATATTCTTTTTCCATTTTTGCAATTACGACTGTAGCAACTGAGTTGCCAATAATGTTTGTAATGGCGCGAGCTTCGGACATGAAGCGGTCAACACCGATAAGCAATGCAATTCCTGATACTGGAATCATCGGGAATGCAGTGATAGTTGCAGCTAAAGTAATAAAGCCTGAACCAGTTACCCCAGCAGCACCTTTTGATGTAATCATCAAAATTCCAAGTAAGTAAATTTGTTGCCATAATGATAAGTCAACATGATAGGCTTGAGCAATGAACATTGCTGCCATTGATAAATAGATCGACGTACCATCTAAGTTAAATGAATAACCAGTTGGAACAACTAAACCAACCACTTGCTTTGAGCATCCGAATTTTTCAAGTTTTTGCATAATAGAAGGTAATGCTGATTCTGATGATGAAGTACCAAGTACGACGAATAATTCATCTTTGATATAAGCTATGAACTTTAAAATGTTAAATCCAAAGAATTTTGCGATTAACCCTAATACGATTACAACGAATAAAAACATTGTAATGTAAACGGATGCCATTAGTAAACCTAATGATTTTAATGAACCTAAACCAAAATTACCAATTGTAAATGCCATAGCACCAAATGCTCCGATAGGAGATAATTTCATGACCATTCCGATAATTTTGAAGAAGATCTCTGAAACTTGTTCGCAAAGTTTAATGACTGGTTTTACAGGATCACCAATTGATGCAGCGGCTACCCCAAATAGAATTGCACAAAATAGGACTGGCAACAATTCGCCGTTTGCAAGTGAACCAAAGAAATTATCAGGAATAATATTCGAGATAAATGCTACAAACCCATGATCAGATTCAGCAGCTTGTTTTGTAAATTGTGCGATGTCTCCACCTTTAACATGTGAAGTATCTAAACCCTTACCTGGTTGAATGATGTGAACAACAACTAAACCAATCGCTAAAGCAATTGATGAAACAATTTCAAAGTAAATAAGTGCTTTACCACCGATTGTACCCACTTTTTTCAAGTTGCCCATTCCGCCAATACCCGTAACAACTGTTAGGAAGATAATTGGAGCAATTAGCATTTTAATGAGTTTAATAAAGATATCTGCTAAAACTTTTAATTGAGCACCGAAACTAGGGAATAGGACACCAACGATAATCCCTAGAATAATTGCACAAATAACTTGAACAGTTAAGTTTTTAAAGTTAATTCTCATAATCATACCCTCTTTGTGTGAAGTTTATTATTTAGTTCGTTTTGTTATCGCTTACATTGACCATGATACTCTATCGAAAATGAAAACGATTATTATGGTGATAAAACTCTTTTTGGTCATTTTGGTCATAGATGTTTAATGGCTACTTAAATGAATCGCAAAGCCAGTCATAGCGCAGAATAAGAAAAAACCGAGAATAAATTCTCGGTTTAAAAAATTTTTAGATAATTTAAGAATTAAGTTCTTTTTGTACTAATACAGATATTAATAACTCATCTCGGATTGGATTTCTTTTAAGAAGACGGAACCGATTTCATCCTTGTAGGATGTATATAACGGTTGGAATTTCTGCTCCCATCTTTTCTGTTCTGCAACAGATAGGGGAGATATATCGATATTCGGTTCTTTTTCTAATTTTTCTAAGTCAACCTTATTCATCTTTTTAGCTGTTTTAAAATTCCATTCTGTCGCTTCACTCATAGCCTCTGTTACATCTTCTTGTAGTTCTGGTGAGAGACTATTCCAAAAGTCTTCATTCATCAATACAGCATACCCCAATAACCCATGATTCGATAAGGTAATATGGTTTTGAACTTTATAAAAACCTTTTGAATAGATATTTGAAATGGTATTTTCTTGTGCATCAATTTCATGATTTTCGATTTCGGAATACAATTCATCAAATGAAGTGGTGATTGAACTTGCGCCAAGTATTTCAAATTGAGATTGTAGTACGTTGCTAGGCATAGCACGAACTTTCAAGTTTTGAAAGTCTTCTAACCTTACTAATGGTTTTTTCTCCGAAATCATTTGTTTAAAGCCATTATTCCAGAAAGCAAGACCTTTTATATTTGCATGATTTAATTGGTTCAGTAATTGTTCACCGACACGACCATCTAATATTTTCTTTACATCTTCATCTGTATGGAATAAGTACGGTAAATCTAATACTTGCCAAGAGGGGATTACTTTAGTCATTTTAGAGAAAGTTGGCGCGATCATCTGTACATCTCCATTTTGTAATGCTTTCAATTCGTTATCATCGTTATATAGCATGCCATTTGGATAGATAATGACATGGATACGACCATTTGTCTTTTGCTCTAAAAGTTCAGCAAATTTAATCGCTGTACGTCCCTTTGGTGTATCTTCTGCAACGACATGACTAAAGTTGATCACAATTTGTTTATTTAGGCCTTGCTGTTCATCATCCACCGGTAACGTTGCTGTTTGCCAAAATTGCTGCTTATAGCCGATGGCACCAAGAAGCAGCACAATTGTTAAAATGGCGGTTGTAATATAAACTTTCATGCAATCACCAACATTCTGACATTTTCTTTCTATTCTAACATAATATCAAGTGATACAATATTCGTATACTAACAGATTGGAGGAAGAACGGTGAAAGGGAAGCATCTGTCGATGAATGGCAAAATCATGTCGCTCACCTTCTTCATCATTGTATTTTCATTTTTAGTAGCAGGAATTTTTGTTTTAGGTAATATTCTGTCTACAAAGGAAAAAGAATTAGGGAATCAAGCAATGCTTATTGCACGAACGGTTGCGAAACTTCCAGAAGTACAAAAAGAGCTTTCAACAGATAAAAAACCTATAGATCAAGCAAAGGTGATCAATGAAACCATAGAGGGCATACGAATTATTAACAAAGCAGAATATATTGTTGTGCTAAATATGGATCATATCCGTTTATCTCATCCTGTAAAAGCCTTAATCGGTAAGAAATCGAATACGAGCGATGAAAATGCCGCTTTTGCTGAACATTATTACTTATCGAAAGCAAAAGGTGAAGTCGGAAAAACGATCCGTGCTTTTGTACCGATTATGAA
This window of the Rummeliibacillus pycnus genome carries:
- a CDS encoding YbjQ family protein: MLVTTTNSLDGKRVLTYHGIVTGEAIMGANIVRDIFASITDVIGGRSSAYEGKLAEGREIAIAEMIERAEKIGANAVIGVDLDFETIRDGMLMCVATGTAVTYQ
- a CDS encoding HAD family hydrolase; translation: MIKAVIFDFDGLIFDTETYELESYQSIYKKYNVEFPLERWHESIGTNFVFDPYERLLTCHANLNKEEIIKERTAIFDQSILEKSPREGVIQYFEQAKNLGLKVALASSSTSKWIYRFLELLDLERFFDLILTADDVSEVKPNPELYLRVLEYFAIQPNEAVVFEDSPNGSLAAIRANIPCVVVPNTATRNLDFDHQVVMKINSMEEIELSELLQQLKLRHN
- a CDS encoding dicarboxylate/amino acid:cation symporter, producing MRINFKNLTVQVICAIILGIIVGVLFPSFGAQLKVLADIFIKLIKMLIAPIIFLTVVTGIGGMGNLKKVGTIGGKALIYFEIVSSIALAIGLVVVHIIQPGKGLDTSHVKGGDIAQFTKQAAESDHGFVAFISNIIPDNFFGSLANGELLPVLFCAILFGVAAASIGDPVKPVIKLCEQVSEIFFKIIGMVMKLSPIGAFGAMAFTIGNFGLGSLKSLGLLMASVYITMFLFVVIVLGLIAKFFGFNILKFIAYIKDELFVVLGTSSSESALPSIMQKLEKFGCSKQVVGLVVPTGYSFNLDGTSIYLSMAAMFIAQAYHVDLSLWQQIYLLGILMITSKGAAGVTGSGFITLAATITAFPMIPVSGIALLIGVDRFMSEARAITNIIGNSVATVVIAKMEKEYDPAKHKELEEEIAIAHQHAHNH
- a CDS encoding DctP family TRAP transporter solute-binding subunit, whose product is MKVYITTAILTIVLLLGAIGYKQQFWQTATLPVDDEQQGLNKQIVINFSHVVAEDTPKGRTAIKFAELLEQKTNGRIHVIIYPNGMLYNDDNELKALQNGDVQMIAPTFSKMTKVIPSWQVLDLPYLFHTDEDVKKILDGRVGEQLLNQLNHANIKGLAFWNNGFKQMISEKKPLVRLEDFQNLKVRAMPSNVLQSQFEILGASSITTSFDELYSEIENHEIDAQENTISNIYSKGFYKVQNHITLSNHGLLGYAVLMNEDFWNSLSPELQEDVTEAMSEATEWNFKTAKKMNKVDLEKLEKEPNIDISPLSVAEQKRWEQKFQPLYTSYKDEIGSVFLKEIQSEMSY